CTTCTCAAGGAGGTCCGAGACTCGGGGTTTAGGATTACCGACGAGCTGATGTGTGTTTTGATCGGAAGCTGGGGGAAGTTGGGTTTAGCCAAGTACTGTAACGATGTGTTTGCGGAGATATCTCTTCTTGGATTAAAACCAAGCACGAGGCTTTACAATGCTGTGATCGATGCTTTGGTGAAGTCCAACTCTCTTGACTTGGCTTACTTGAAGTTTCACCAGATGCGTGGGGACGGTTGTGAACCGGACCGGTTTACTTATAATATACTCGTGCACGGTGTTTGCAAGAAAGGTGTGGTTGATGAGGCGGTGAGGTTGGTTAAGCAGATGGAAAAGGAAGGGAACTACAGAGCGAATGTGTTCACGTACACGATTTTGATCGATGGGTTTTTGAAGTTGGGGAGGGTTGATGAGGCGTTGAAGCAGTTTGAGACAATGCAAGCGAGGAAAATGAGTCCTAACGAAGCTACGATCAGGACTTTGGTTCACGGGGTTTTCGGTTGCTTGCCGAAGTGTGAGGCCTTCGAGGTTCTGCTTGGGTTTATGGAGAAAGAGACGATCTTGCAGAGAGTGGGGTATGATACTGTGTTGTGTTGTCTTTCAAGCAACTCAATGGCGAAAGAGACTGCCCTCTTCTTGAGGAAGACAGGTTATGTGCCGGATAGCTTAACGTTTAATGCTGCAATGAGTTGTCTTTTGAGAGGGTTTGATCTTGCTGAGACGTGTGGGATTTTCGACGGTTTTGTAAGCAGAGGGGTTAAGCCAGGGTTCAACGGTTATCTTGCGGTGGTTCAAGCTCTGTTGAACGCTCATAGGTTCTCTGAAGGTGACCTGTATCTGAAACAGATGTGTGTTCACGGGCTTATATCAAGCGTATATGATTATAACGCGGTGATAGACTCTCTCTGCAAGGCTAGACGTACAGAGCGTGCGGCTATGTACTTAAAAGAGATGCAAGGTAGAGGTATATCTCCGAGTCTCGTAACTTTCAACACTCTTCTTAGCGGGTATAGTACAAAGGGGGATGTGAAGAAGGTTCGTGAAGTGGTGGAGAAGCTTCTGGGACATGGTTGCAGACCAGACGTGATCACTTTCAGTTCGGTTATAAACTGTCTTTGTCGTGCGAAGGAGATAAAAGATGCGTTTGAGTGTTTCGAGGAGATGTTGGAATGGGGGGTTGAGCCGAATGAGATCACGTACAATATCTTAATTCGCGCGTCTTGCTCTGTGGGGGATATTGGTAGATCAGTGAAGCTGTTTGCGGAGATGATGGAGAAGGGGTTGAGTCCAGATGTTTATGCGTACAATGCGGTTATTCAGAGTTTTTGTAGGATGAGGAAGGTGAAGAAAGGTGAGGAGTTGGTTAAGACGATGTTGAGGGTTGGTTTGAAACCAGATAACTATACGTATAGTTGTCTTATTAAAGCTTTAAGTGAATGTGGTAGAGAGAGTGAAGCAAGAGAGATGTTTAGTTTGATGGAGAGACATGGATGTGTGCCGGATTCGTATACTAAGCGTCTTGTTGAAGAACTTGACCTGAGAATGAGTGGACTCGAGCGAGAAACAGTGTCCGTCTCGTAGAACAGTGAAGGATAAGGGACAAGAATGGTTAGCCGATCTGGAGAATTGGTACGAAAGGAAAGCTTCTTTTCAGGTTGAAAGGTCTTGGAAAGAACCGAATCGTGGCCACGTCCTTGCTTCTTTGGAGCAGACTCGAGAGAAGCAGAACGGAGTATTAAGTTTTGTGGTGTGATTGATCAAAGCTTTTACACATTTCTGAGACTGAGAAAGTAGAGCCAATGGTAGTGGCGGTTAGTACATGACAGTTAGCTCAATGCAAAAGATGTTTATAGTTTTACACGTGGATGGCTTCATCCCCAAATGTACCATTACAGTGTAAAATTATAGAAAACAATAATGTTCTTGCATGAGTACTTAAAACTTATCGTGTGTTCAAGTGGCTGACCATTCTAAGAGTTACAAAAGTTGATCATCTTGTATCACACTCTCTTGTGTTTTATCTACTACTGCTGCTTCTCTTGCTTGACTAATATTTTCTTTTTTGAACAAGCTCATATTTGGATAAAGTAATTCCACTTTGTGCAAGTAAATCACACTGATCCCGTGGAAGATTGTTTCAACAGAGATCTATGTTAAGGTCATTAATTTGCTAGTAGTACCAAACTGCTGCTAGGTAATGGGCTTTGACTATTGAATTAGGCCCACTGGAGTTTTTCTTGATATATGTATTCTTTTTTGAGTTATTCTTGGGTTCACCCCCTAGGGTGAACCTTTAGGTTCACCAACCAATAGAAAATTGTCATTTTAAATCTAGTATTTTTTAATTAAGGAAACCAAATAACTTGCAAATTATATTATCTTTTCAAAATAAAATTTAAAAATAAATAAAAATAATATATAAAAACGAATTCAAAAAAAAAAAATGTTGACAACAAAACACTAAACCCTAAGCTCTAATACTAAACCCTAAACTCAAATCCTAAACCCTAAATCTTTGGGTAAACCCTAAATCCTTGGGTAAACCCCTAAACCCTTGGAAAAACACTTAACATGTTGTCAACAAAACACTAAACCCTAAACTCTAATCCTAAACCCTAAACCCTTGGGAAAACCTTAAACCCTTGGGTAAACCCTAAACCCTTGGGTAAACCCTAAACGCTTGGGTAAACCCTAAACCCTTAGGTAAACCCTAAACCCTTGGAAAAACACTAAACATTTGGATAAATTCTAAATTATAAATCTTAAACACTAAACTCTAAATCTTAAAAATAAATATTTTTTTAAAATAATATTTTTTTAGAACTATTGTTATTTTTATTTATTTAATTTTTAATTTTTTATTTTAAAAGCATAATATAATTTGGCAAGTTATTTTGTTTCCTTAATTAAAAGATACTAGATCTAAAATGACAACTTTCTATTGGTTGGTGAACCTTTAGGTTCACCCTAGGGGGTGAACCCAAGAAAAAGTCTTCTTTTTTAGCATTAGATGATATTTATCAGATATCCAGTCTTTGTTTACTTTTTCGAAAGTACATGTTCGATTCGGATATTGGTTAATTCGGGTTTTCGGTTAGTAAAATATAATTA
This sequence is a window from Brassica oleracea var. oleracea cultivar TO1000 chromosome C1, BOL, whole genome shotgun sequence. Protein-coding genes within it:
- the LOC106319296 gene encoding putative pentatricopeptide repeat-containing protein At3g16890, mitochondrial is translated as MRGFASSSYRAAAAAAAAKPSESLNPKPLFSSGKPTNPIDQLHISQIIRRKDWFLILNQSLTSHRINLNPRFIISLLQNQDNPLHSLRVYLWVSNTNPVYSKDQSLKTILGNALFRKGPLLLSKELLKEVRDSGFRITDELMCVLIGSWGKLGLAKYCNDVFAEISLLGLKPSTRLYNAVIDALVKSNSLDLAYLKFHQMRGDGCEPDRFTYNILVHGVCKKGVVDEAVRLVKQMEKEGNYRANVFTYTILIDGFLKLGRVDEALKQFETMQARKMSPNEATIRTLVHGVFGCLPKCEAFEVLLGFMEKETILQRVGYDTVLCCLSSNSMAKETALFLRKTGYVPDSLTFNAAMSCLLRGFDLAETCGIFDGFVSRGVKPGFNGYLAVVQALLNAHRFSEGDLYLKQMCVHGLISSVYDYNAVIDSLCKARRTERAAMYLKEMQGRGISPSLVTFNTLLSGYSTKGDVKKVREVVEKLLGHGCRPDVITFSSVINCLCRAKEIKDAFECFEEMLEWGVEPNEITYNILIRASCSVGDIGRSVKLFAEMMEKGLSPDVYAYNAVIQSFCRMRKVKKGEELVKTMLRVGLKPDNYTYSCLIKALSECGRESEAREMFSLMERHGCVPDSYTKRLVEELDLRMSGLERETVSVS